The Litorilinea aerophila region GCCGGGCGGTCTCGGCCCGCAGTTCCGCCATGGGCGCCGGCTCCCGCAGGGAGACAGAGAGGAGGTAGTCGTACAGTGGATCGGTCAGTGAAATGGTACGATTGGCCATGGATTGAGTATTCTCCCTTGGATGTTTTTGGCTGTGGAATCTTAAAGATAACGTGTCGCTGTCATTTCCACAAATTTCTGCCCTGACGCCAGCCCCTCCGGCGGCCAGCCGCGGTGTCGGGGCCGACTTTTCCCCATGCAGCGACCGTCTGGAGGTGCCATGCAGGTGCAGGAAGCAAAGCAAATTGCCCGAGAATGGGTGCAGGAAGAGGGCCACCTGCCTGGCTTTGGGGGTGCCTTCACCCACGGCTCCATCAACTGGCTGCCTGACGACGCTCCCCTACCGCCCACCTCGGACGTGGACCTGATGCTGGTGGTCGACAGGCCGGCGGAGCACCCCAAGCGGGGGAAATTTCGCCATCGGGGCGTGACCCTGGAGGTCTCCTTCCTGGGGGTTGACCAGCTGGAGACGCCCGAGAGGATCCTGGGCGACTATCACCTGGCCGGCAACTTTTGCAGGGCCACCCTGCTGGACGACCCCACCGGCCGGCTGGCCAGCCTTCAGGAAACGGTGGCCCGGGCATATGCCCGGCGTTTTTGGGTAGAGGCCCGGTGTCGACATGCCCTGGCCCACAGCCGGCAATATCTGCACCGGCGCCGGGACGGCGATCCCCTCCACATCCAGGCCATGGCCTGGCTCTTCGGGGCCGGTGTGACGACCCACGTGCTCCTGGTGGCGGGCCTGGAGAACCCCACCGTACGTACCCGCTATGTGGCGGTGCAGCGGCTGCTGGCGGGCTACGCCCATGTGGCGGCCTGCCGGGGCCTCCATCAGGAGCTGCTGGAGCTTCTGGGCAGCGCGGCGCTCTCCCAGGCGGCTGCCGGGCAACATCTGGCGGCCATGGCGGCTGCCTTCGACGCGGCCCAGGCGGCCATCCGCTCATCCTTTCCCTTTGGCACGGACATCAGCCCGGCGGGCCGTATCGTAGCCGTGGAGGGCAGCCGGGCGCTGATAAGCCGGGGCGACCACCGGGAAGCCCTCTTCTGGATCGGGGTCACCTACTGCCGCTGCATGGAGGTACTCCACGCCGACGCACCCGCCCAGGCAGCGCGCTTCCTGCCGGGCTTCCACAGGCTCCTCGCGGACCTTGGCATCGGTACGCCTGCCGATCTGAAGCAGCGCTGTGCCCAAGTGGAGGCGTTTCTGCCCCGCCTGTGGACGGCGGCAGAAGCCATCCTGGCAGCCAATCCGAGGGTTCTTGCCTGAGCGGAACCCGGAAGCCGACAAGGTCGCGCGGGGATGGTGGAGGCAATCGAAGTTACTGGACCAAAATGCCCCGGGTCTTCACCTCCCAGGCCAGCGGATGTTCATCGCGGAACTGCTCGGGGCGAAAGCCGATCACTTCAAAGCGAGGATTGATGCGCGTTGCCACATAGGTCAGACGAAGTCGGTCCTGTAAGCGATCCCCGGTGAGATCTGGTGAAATCACAGCTACATCAATGTCACTGTCCGGTCCGGCAGTGCCAGAATCGTAAGATCCATACAAATAGGCTGCCGTGATTTCCAAATTTTGTGAGCGCAGAACACGAAGCAGCTCTCGCACCTGCCTCATCAACTGTTCTCTGCTGACGGCCCTGTCTGTCGCGCTTGCTCCAGTTCCGATTTTAGCCATGAGCCGACCTCTTGTATCGCGCGAATTTCCGCTTCTGCGTACTGCCTGGAATAGCGCTCTCGCAGCGAGATCCGCTCTCCAAGGTATTGGAATAAACGACCCAGCTGCACTACAGACATGTCAATCCACGCCCCCCGCGAGGGGGAGCGACCCTGCCCGGGCGCTTTTTTTTGTACTGAAAAAACTGTTTCAATCCACGCCCCCCGCGAGGGGGAGCGACGTGGGATCGCCTCGGCCTGTACAGTCTCACCCCGGTTTCAATCCACGCCCCCCGCGAGGGGGAGCGACCCTGCATCCTCATTGCCTGGCACCTGGCCGGACTGTTTCAATCCACGCCCCCGCGAGGGGGAGCGACCGCCGCCACGTGCGGCGGAATCCCCCCATCAACATGTTTCAATCCACGCCCCCCGCGAGGGGGAGCGACCCTGCATCCTCATTGCCTGGCACCTGGCCGGACTGTTTCAATCCACGCCCCCCGCGAGGGGGAGCGACCGCCGCCACGTGCGGCGGAATCCCCCCATCAACATGTTTCAATCCACGCCCCCCGCGAGGGGGAGCGACACGTCCGTCCGAGACACCTGGGCCGAACCGGATGTGTTTCAATCCACGCCCCCCGCGAGGGGGAGCGACTCACCCCAGCGTCACCAGCGTCACCCGGTGAG contains the following coding sequences:
- a CDS encoding nucleotidyltransferase domain-containing protein produces the protein MAKIGTGASATDRAVSREQLMRQVRELLRVLRSQNLEITAAYLYGSYDSGTAGPDSDIDVAVISPDLTGDRLQDRLRLTYVATRINPRFEVIGFRPEQFRDEHPLAWEVKTRGILVQ